A part of Amycolatopsis lurida genomic DNA contains:
- a CDS encoding ribonuclease R family protein — protein MIRTHAAGGDFGHLRAEFSLPESFGPDVLAEAEAAVVDPLESAGEREDATGLPFVTIDPPGAKDLDQAVLVERVAGGGFRVHYAIADLAAFIPPGGALDKEARRRGQTLYLPDGNVPLHPPVLSEGAASLLPGETRPAVLWTIDVDASGEPTATNVRRALVRSTEQFDYETVQAAIDAGDPHPSVAALPELGRLRRELAIRRGAVELQLPEQEISGDPDGGWALIQRPRNDVDAWNAEISLLTGMAAAKIMIRAGIGVLRTLPQPDAEAIEWLRRSAQALNIDWPEGKSVSEFLAALDPGQPASMALFADTTRLLRGAGYTAFDGELPALTTHAGIGGAYAHVTAPIRRLVDRFATEICLAVSAGREVPEWVRAALSEVPEQMTASDTLAAKVERACIDQVEAWVMAEHIGEEFDAIVLRADETKSEILIENPPVMGKCAGEKPPEGERIRVRLTAVDVDKRKLSFERA, from the coding sequence GTGATCAGGACACACGCGGCAGGAGGGGACTTCGGTCACCTTCGAGCCGAGTTCTCGCTGCCGGAGTCGTTCGGGCCCGACGTGCTCGCCGAGGCGGAGGCGGCGGTCGTCGACCCGCTCGAATCGGCGGGGGAACGTGAGGACGCCACCGGTCTGCCCTTCGTCACCATCGATCCGCCCGGTGCCAAGGACCTCGACCAGGCGGTTCTGGTCGAACGCGTCGCGGGCGGCGGGTTCCGGGTCCACTACGCGATCGCCGACCTGGCCGCGTTCATCCCGCCGGGTGGCGCGCTCGACAAAGAGGCGCGTCGGCGCGGGCAGACGCTCTATCTGCCCGACGGGAACGTCCCGCTCCATCCGCCGGTGTTGTCCGAGGGTGCGGCGAGCCTGCTGCCGGGGGAGACCCGGCCCGCGGTGCTGTGGACGATCGACGTCGACGCGAGCGGTGAGCCGACGGCGACCAACGTCCGCCGGGCGCTGGTCCGGTCCACCGAACAGTTCGACTACGAGACCGTCCAGGCGGCGATCGACGCGGGTGACCCGCATCCCTCGGTCGCCGCGCTTCCGGAGCTGGGCCGTCTGCGCCGCGAACTCGCGATCCGCCGCGGCGCGGTGGAGCTGCAGCTGCCGGAGCAGGAGATCAGCGGCGATCCCGACGGCGGCTGGGCGCTGATCCAGCGCCCGCGCAACGACGTCGACGCGTGGAACGCCGAGATCTCGCTGCTCACCGGCATGGCCGCGGCGAAGATCATGATCCGCGCCGGGATCGGGGTTCTGCGCACGCTGCCCCAGCCCGACGCCGAAGCGATCGAATGGCTGCGCCGGTCCGCGCAGGCGCTGAACATCGACTGGCCCGAGGGCAAGAGCGTGTCGGAGTTCCTGGCCGCGCTCGACCCCGGCCAGCCCGCGTCCATGGCGCTTTTCGCCGACACCACCAGGCTTCTGCGCGGCGCCGGATACACCGCCTTCGACGGCGAACTGCCCGCCTTGACCACGCACGCCGGGATCGGCGGCGCGTATGCCCACGTCACCGCGCCGATCCGGCGGCTGGTCGACCGGTTCGCCACCGAGATCTGTCTCGCCGTAAGCGCGGGCCGGGAAGTGCCGGAGTGGGTTCGCGCGGCGCTTTCGGAGGTGCCGGAGCAGATGACCGCGTCCGACACCCTGGCGGCGAAGGTCGAACGCGCCTGCATCGACCAGGTCGAGGCGTGGGTCATGGCCGAGCACATCGGTGAGGAGTTCGACGCGATCGTGCTGCGGGCCGACGAGACCAAGTCGGAGATCCTGATCGAGAATCCGCCGGTGATGGGCAAGTGCGCGGGCGAGAAGCCGCCGGAAGGCGAGCGGATCCGCGTCCGGCTCACGGCGGTGGACGTCGACAAGCGGAAACTGTCCTTCGAGCGCGCATGA
- the gabT gene encoding 4-aminobutyrate--2-oxoglutarate transaminase: MTVTTETQRRLRTEIPGPASRALQERRAAVVAAGVSSVLPVYVTSAEGGLLTDADGNVLIDFGSGIAVTNVGHAVPAVVDRVREQVGRFTHTCFMVTPYEGYVEVCEALDKLTPGTHEKRSVLFNSGAEAVENAVKIARAATGRQAVVVFDHAYHGRTNLTMALTAKSIPYKHGFGPFAPEVYRVPGSYPYRDGLSGPEAARIAIDRIEKQIGGDQVAAVVLEPVQGEGGFIEPAPGFLPALSRWCTENGVVFVADEVQTGFCRTGEWFASTHEDVVPDLIATAKGIAGGLPLAAVTGRAELLDAVGPGGLGGTYGGNPIACAAALGSIEVMRQENLAASAKRIESTVLPRLRALAEETGVIGDVRGRGAMLAAEFVKPGTTEPDADLTKRIAQACHQAGVVVLTCGTYGNVVRLLPPLSLSTELLDEGLTVLEHAVRTEAAK, from the coding sequence GTGACCGTCACCACCGAAACCCAGCGCAGGCTGCGCACCGAGATCCCCGGCCCCGCCTCGCGCGCCCTGCAGGAGCGACGCGCCGCCGTCGTCGCCGCGGGCGTGAGTTCGGTGCTGCCCGTCTACGTCACCTCGGCCGAGGGTGGCCTGCTCACCGACGCCGACGGCAACGTCCTGATCGACTTCGGTTCCGGTATCGCGGTGACCAACGTCGGCCACGCAGTGCCCGCCGTCGTGGACCGCGTCCGTGAGCAGGTGGGCCGGTTCACGCACACGTGTTTCATGGTCACGCCGTACGAGGGGTACGTCGAGGTGTGCGAAGCACTCGACAAGCTGACGCCGGGCACCCATGAGAAGCGTTCCGTGCTGTTCAACTCCGGCGCCGAAGCCGTCGAGAACGCGGTGAAGATCGCCCGCGCGGCGACCGGGCGACAGGCCGTCGTCGTCTTCGACCACGCCTACCACGGCCGCACGAACCTGACGATGGCGCTGACCGCGAAGTCCATCCCCTACAAGCACGGTTTCGGCCCGTTCGCGCCCGAGGTCTACCGCGTTCCCGGCTCGTACCCGTATCGCGACGGGCTGTCCGGTCCCGAGGCGGCGCGGATCGCCATCGACCGCATCGAGAAGCAGATCGGTGGCGACCAGGTCGCGGCCGTAGTGCTCGAACCGGTGCAGGGTGAGGGCGGGTTCATCGAGCCCGCCCCCGGTTTCCTGCCCGCGCTTTCCCGCTGGTGCACCGAAAACGGCGTCGTGTTCGTCGCTGACGAGGTGCAGACCGGCTTCTGCCGCACCGGCGAGTGGTTCGCGTCCACGCACGAAGACGTCGTCCCCGACCTGATCGCCACCGCCAAGGGCATCGCGGGCGGGCTGCCGCTCGCCGCCGTCACCGGCCGCGCGGAACTGCTCGACGCCGTCGGCCCGGGCGGGCTCGGCGGAACCTACGGCGGTAACCCGATCGCGTGCGCCGCGGCGCTCGGCTCGATCGAGGTCATGCGCCAGGAGAACCTCGCGGCGTCGGCGAAGCGCATCGAGAGCACAGTGCTGCCGCGGCTGCGGGCGCTGGCCGAGGAGACCGGCGTGATCGGTGACGTCCGCGGCCGAGGCGCGATGCTGGCCGCCGAGTTCGTGAAGCCCGGCACCACCGAACCCGACGCGGACCTGACCAAGCGGATCGCACAGGCCTGCCACCAAGCCGGCGTCGTCGTCCTCACCTGCGGCACCTACGGCAACGTCGTCCGCCTGCTGCCGCCGCTGTCCCTGTCCACCGAACTGCTCGATGAGGGCTTGACCGTTCTCGAGCACGCTGTCCGTACGGAGGCCGCCAAGTGA
- a CDS encoding SCO6745 family protein — MGEASRVTGRFRGTFDVLHSLTYFAPETEAALTGAGLRPGRMTYFAGRAAPMGAVGPGVVAATFYNFNPELVARHIPRAWTLATPEKIIEARFEAVDATLTRLLGKETLGSEEVAEAAELAREATGGCQVDGRPLYAGHAGLDWPSEPHLVLWHAITLLREHRGDGHIAALVANGLDGLAALVTHTATGKGFLPDAAKASRGWSDEQWDDAAAKLREKGILDGGGGLTEAGNDLRERLEVATNAASTGPWEHLGEEKTKRLHELCGPLSRQAVEAGAFPANVFSTGR; from the coding sequence ATGGGTGAAGCGAGTCGGGTCACGGGACGGTTCCGCGGAACGTTCGACGTACTGCATTCCCTTACCTACTTCGCGCCCGAGACGGAAGCCGCGCTCACCGGCGCGGGTCTCCGGCCGGGGCGCATGACGTACTTCGCGGGCCGCGCGGCGCCGATGGGCGCGGTGGGGCCCGGCGTGGTCGCGGCGACGTTCTACAACTTCAACCCCGAACTCGTCGCCCGCCACATCCCGCGCGCGTGGACGCTGGCCACGCCCGAAAAGATCATCGAGGCCCGGTTCGAGGCCGTCGACGCGACGCTGACCCGGCTGCTCGGCAAGGAGACGCTCGGTTCCGAAGAGGTCGCCGAAGCGGCGGAGCTCGCCCGCGAGGCGACCGGCGGCTGCCAGGTCGACGGCCGTCCCCTGTACGCCGGGCACGCGGGTCTCGACTGGCCGAGCGAGCCGCATCTCGTCCTTTGGCACGCCATCACCCTCCTGCGCGAGCATCGCGGCGACGGCCACATCGCCGCGCTCGTCGCCAACGGGCTCGACGGGCTCGCCGCCCTCGTCACGCACACCGCCACCGGCAAGGGGTTCCTGCCCGACGCGGCCAAGGCGTCCCGCGGCTGGAGCGACGAGCAGTGGGACGACGCGGCGGCGAAGCTTCGCGAGAAGGGCATCCTCGACGGCGGGGGCGGCCTGACCGAGGCCGGGAACGATCTTCGCGAACGGCTCGAAGTCGCCACGAACGCGGCGTCGACAGGGCCCTGGGAGCACCTCGGCGAGGAAAAGACGAAACGGCTTCACGAGCTGTGCGGACCTTTGAGCCGCCAGGCCGTCGAAGCGGGCGCTTTTCCCGCCAATGTGTTCTCTACGGGCCGATAA
- a CDS encoding C40 family peptidase, producing the protein MKIGLIVGVLITAVFAAVVTTSTVTKVVTDHVEAQSGGIVKTSCDASIGPTLPGQTDRGSSDINKLDEEQKGIVALIISIGKQRSLSPRAWQVAIQAGMTESKLRNLTYGDRDSLGIFQMRPSMGWGTVAQVTDPPYQVNKFYDVLLAVPDWENMRPGDAAQRVERSGFPDRYHNWEPMAALLVQNEGQIVDVVGCGTSVGSVVPPSQASAQAIKFALAEQGKPYVWGATGPNSYDCSGLMLRAYESAGIILPRVSRDQYKAGAMLPVRQAQPGDLLFLATVPSNPATIHHVMMYLGDGKIVEAQQTGVPVHIRDFSFDEAEVVAQAVRPGV; encoded by the coding sequence ATGAAGATCGGGCTCATCGTCGGTGTGCTGATCACCGCGGTCTTCGCCGCGGTGGTCACCACGAGCACGGTCACCAAGGTGGTGACCGACCATGTGGAGGCGCAGTCGGGCGGGATCGTCAAGACCTCGTGCGACGCGTCGATCGGGCCGACCCTGCCGGGACAGACCGATCGCGGCTCTTCGGACATCAACAAGCTGGACGAAGAGCAGAAGGGGATCGTCGCGCTGATCATCTCGATCGGCAAGCAGCGGTCGCTGTCCCCGCGCGCGTGGCAGGTGGCGATCCAGGCCGGGATGACCGAGTCCAAGCTGCGGAACCTGACCTACGGCGACCGCGACTCGCTCGGCATCTTCCAGATGCGGCCGTCGATGGGCTGGGGCACCGTCGCCCAGGTCACCGACCCGCCGTACCAGGTCAACAAGTTCTACGACGTGCTGCTCGCGGTGCCGGACTGGGAGAACATGCGGCCCGGCGACGCCGCGCAGCGCGTCGAGCGCTCCGGCTTCCCCGACCGGTACCACAACTGGGAGCCGATGGCCGCGCTCCTCGTGCAGAACGAGGGCCAGATCGTCGACGTCGTCGGCTGCGGCACGAGCGTCGGCAGCGTGGTGCCGCCGAGTCAGGCGTCCGCGCAGGCCATCAAGTTCGCCCTCGCCGAGCAGGGAAAGCCGTACGTCTGGGGCGCCACCGGGCCGAACAGCTACGACTGTTCCGGGCTGATGCTGCGGGCCTACGAGTCGGCCGGGATCATCCTGCCGCGCGTTTCCCGCGACCAGTACAAGGCGGGCGCGATGCTGCCGGTGCGGCAGGCGCAACCGGGTGACCTGCTGTTCCTCGCCACCGTGCCGTCGAACCCGGCGACCATCCACCACGTGATGATGTACCTGGGCGACGGCAAGATCGTCGAAGCGCAGCAGACCGGGGTGCCGGTGCACATCCGCGACTTCTCCTTCGACGAGGCCGAAGTGGTCGCGCAGGCGGTCCGTCCTGGCGTTTAG
- a CDS encoding helical backbone metal receptor gives MIDDLGEVVPLREPASRVVSLVPSLTEAVEVSAPGRLAGATDYCTHPFDLDVPRVGGSKYPNVDRVLELEPDLVLANSEENRPEDVERLRANGIPVWVMEASATVPGALASIRRILTQAYDLAEPEWLVEAEEIWRETLPERFRAVVPVWRKPWIVLGRDTFGGDVLHRVGIGNVYADHEERYPRPKLDELQARFADGDANLLVLPDEPYEFTADDGPEAFPGAKHVLVSGRYLTWYGPSLVDAHAHLTHLVL, from the coding sequence ATGATCGACGATCTCGGCGAAGTCGTCCCGCTGCGCGAACCGGCGTCGCGCGTGGTGTCGCTCGTGCCGTCGCTCACCGAGGCCGTCGAGGTGAGCGCGCCGGGACGGCTCGCGGGCGCCACGGACTACTGCACCCATCCGTTCGATCTGGACGTCCCGCGGGTGGGCGGCTCGAAGTACCCGAACGTGGACAGGGTGCTCGAACTCGAGCCGGATCTGGTGCTGGCCAACTCCGAGGAGAACCGGCCGGAAGACGTGGAACGCCTACGTGCCAACGGGATCCCGGTCTGGGTGATGGAGGCGTCGGCGACCGTGCCCGGCGCGCTCGCGTCGATCCGGCGGATCCTGACGCAGGCCTACGACCTCGCCGAACCGGAGTGGCTGGTCGAGGCGGAGGAGATCTGGCGGGAGACGTTGCCGGAGCGGTTCCGCGCGGTCGTGCCGGTCTGGCGGAAGCCGTGGATCGTGCTCGGCAGGGACACCTTCGGCGGCGACGTCCTGCATCGCGTCGGGATCGGCAACGTCTACGCGGACCACGAAGAACGCTACCCGCGCCCGAAGCTCGACGAGCTCCAAGCGCGCTTCGCGGACGGAGACGCGAACCTGCTGGTGCTGCCCGACGAGCCTTACGAGTTCACCGCGGACGACGGCCCCGAAGCGTTCCCCGGCGCGAAGCACGTCCTGGTCTCCGGCCGCTACTTGACCTGGTACGGCCCTTCGCTCGTCGACGCGCACGCCCACCTCACGCATTTAGTCCTCTGA
- a CDS encoding aldehyde dehydrogenase family protein has product MTTFPFWVAGKPVTSDETVVVRHSFDESEAGSHHVPSTSDIETAVQAAHDVQDEFATLPAHVRAGALDHVSRVLGERSEELAQLITAESGKPLKWARGEVGRAASTFRWAAEEARRFSGDLQRLDTDPGGTGRLALVRRVPKGPVLGITPFNFPLNLVAHKVAPAIAVGAPIVLKPAPATPLTALLLGEILAETDLPAGSWSILPVSNEESAKLVSDPRLPVVSFTGSVPVGWGIRDSVPRKHVALELGGNAAVLVCPDWTDLDFAAQRIATFAMYQAGQSCISVQRVYAHADVYDELRAKVLEQVRALGTGNPRTDGVDVGPLINTDAASRVESWITAAVEAGGELLTGGKRDGATVEPTVLANVPEDASVMADEVFGPVVSITRVESVEDGVRRINDSRFGLQAGVFTRDLPTAFDVSAKLRVGGVLVGDVPSFRADQMPYGGVKDSGVGREGPASAMADFTEERVTVLTGLTL; this is encoded by the coding sequence GTGACCACATTTCCTTTCTGGGTAGCCGGGAAACCGGTCACCAGCGACGAGACCGTCGTCGTCCGTCACTCCTTCGACGAAAGCGAGGCGGGCTCGCACCACGTTCCGTCCACTTCGGACATCGAGACCGCCGTGCAGGCGGCGCACGACGTCCAGGACGAGTTCGCGACGCTGCCCGCGCACGTCCGGGCGGGCGCGTTGGACCACGTGTCCCGAGTTTTGGGTGAACGGTCCGAAGAGCTGGCGCAGCTGATCACCGCCGAGTCGGGCAAGCCGCTCAAATGGGCGCGCGGCGAAGTCGGGCGCGCGGCGTCGACGTTCCGCTGGGCCGCCGAGGAGGCCCGCCGGTTCTCCGGCGACCTGCAGCGTCTCGACACCGACCCGGGCGGCACCGGACGGCTCGCACTCGTGCGCCGGGTGCCGAAGGGTCCGGTGCTGGGCATCACGCCGTTCAACTTCCCGCTGAACTTGGTGGCGCACAAGGTCGCGCCTGCGATCGCGGTCGGCGCGCCGATCGTGCTCAAGCCCGCGCCCGCGACGCCGCTGACCGCGCTGCTGCTCGGTGAGATCCTCGCCGAGACCGATCTGCCGGCCGGGAGCTGGTCGATCCTCCCGGTGAGCAACGAGGAATCGGCCAAGTTGGTTTCGGACCCGCGGCTGCCGGTCGTGTCGTTCACCGGTTCCGTGCCGGTGGGCTGGGGTATCCGGGACAGCGTGCCGCGCAAGCACGTCGCGCTCGAACTCGGCGGCAACGCGGCGGTGCTCGTCTGTCCTGATTGGACGGATCTGGACTTCGCGGCGCAGCGGATCGCGACGTTCGCGATGTACCAGGCCGGGCAGTCGTGCATCTCGGTGCAGCGTGTGTACGCACACGCCGACGTCTACGACGAGCTCCGGGCGAAGGTGCTGGAGCAGGTGCGCGCGCTCGGGACCGGCAACCCGCGAACGGACGGCGTGGACGTCGGACCGCTGATCAACACCGACGCCGCTTCCCGGGTGGAGTCGTGGATCACGGCGGCCGTCGAGGCGGGCGGCGAACTACTGACCGGCGGCAAGCGTGACGGCGCCACCGTCGAGCCGACGGTGCTCGCGAACGTGCCGGAGGACGCGTCGGTGATGGCCGACGAGGTCTTCGGGCCGGTCGTGTCGATCACGCGCGTGGAGTCGGTGGAGGACGGGGTGCGCCGGATCAACGACTCGCGCTTCGGCCTGCAGGCGGGCGTGTTCACGCGCGACCTGCCGACGGCGTTCGACGTGTCCGCGAAGCTGCGTGTCGGCGGTGTGCTCGTCGGCGACGTGCCGAGCTTCCGGGCCGACCAGATGCCCTACGGCGGGGTGAAGGACTCCGGCGTCGGCCGCGAGGGCCCCGCGTCGGCGATGGCGGACTTCACCGAGGAACGCGTCACCGTCCTGACCGGTCTCACCCTCTGA
- a CDS encoding ATP-binding protein — MFGRGGSRGKRDRDLQQGAWHPPQQVRSAQPKKAGKGRRLPGEAAIPSYTPSIAARSIDGHLLRTGYEVYAWYRLAPQRWSFRSDSQRRDLIAAIAGQYAELQGRWLHLRVTNRPYPIRMWAEAHVHNAVGRPQDVQGALSFDDYLIGEQQQLMGRSMAEKEVYLGVQVQTRRMIDRAVESAAPVLRKVFPEAVDAELAALDSEVEHLDQVIGSAGLEGRPVHAEEMSWLMHRSCSLGLPAPRNMPAVPGAAWEPEDLASFTDAADFHAEPYAPTVTVRGRTGSNAGVSRHLAVLTVGQMHGLQIPEVDDPWIQHADRLPAAVEVSARIYVRRPEEVAGELQRQMNKVRSQVKHYTDEHELEPPQSLARQAGRVLEIDDEMTSGFTALATRVRSWWRLAVSGPTERDALRLAQQLLDLYKPKIAVEHPEAQYALAREFIPGEPLASAAYMRRGSVVWAASSVPTATAEVGDRRGILLGETVTATRRPVAWDPWMAQEIRDGSGLTAMVAGLGGGKSFLGGGIVYKTLRAGAHWTILDPSGPLSRLCDLPELRPYARPINLLNAQPGILNPYRVVAEPQLEHFMDEDDPERSWRREKALAGATRRRLVLDVLTGVLPYEVSRMAQTRIVLLRAVRAVGGRFDADPGQVIDALRRDSSEHHEHAVVVADFLDEMRERMALLIPESDADPYAETRDDRMTVLTMAGLTLPKDGVPREYWTDAESLGVEMLNLAAWLTQRSVYEKPKELRKGVWIDEAFFLSEVPTGRVLMNRFARDSRKWNVRVLLSSQIPADFLKIQGFVALLDSVFVGRLDDDDAQADALRLLKVPVGVGYEQVVAALGRRPGSSRDLQRDVEPRQFIFGDGAGGVERIRVDFSGPHLEHLRRVMDTTPGSPDAKPSRPGNELAVPAEKPFVASPPEEDDFELEEDLELAAELEVGLTDEQMLGAPDPLAAETGEVQGAVQNGHNGSGGQGEHARAGKGGTGRDAA, encoded by the coding sequence TTGTTCGGTCGCGGCGGAAGCCGAGGAAAACGTGATCGAGATCTGCAGCAAGGGGCCTGGCACCCGCCCCAGCAGGTCCGCTCCGCGCAGCCCAAGAAGGCCGGCAAGGGAAGGCGGCTGCCCGGCGAGGCGGCCATACCCTCCTATACCCCGTCCATCGCGGCGCGAAGCATCGACGGGCACCTGTTACGCACCGGTTATGAGGTCTATGCCTGGTATCGGCTCGCGCCGCAGCGCTGGTCGTTCCGGTCGGACTCGCAGCGCCGCGACCTGATCGCGGCCATCGCCGGGCAGTACGCGGAGCTCCAGGGCCGCTGGCTGCACCTGCGCGTGACCAACCGGCCGTACCCGATCCGCATGTGGGCCGAGGCCCACGTGCACAACGCCGTCGGCCGTCCTCAGGACGTCCAGGGCGCGCTGTCCTTCGACGACTATCTCATCGGCGAGCAGCAGCAGCTGATGGGCCGTTCGATGGCCGAAAAAGAGGTCTACCTCGGCGTCCAGGTGCAGACCCGGCGGATGATCGACCGCGCGGTCGAGAGCGCCGCCCCGGTGCTGCGCAAGGTTTTCCCGGAGGCCGTCGACGCCGAGCTGGCCGCGCTCGACTCCGAGGTCGAGCACCTCGACCAGGTGATCGGCTCGGCCGGCCTCGAAGGCCGTCCGGTGCACGCCGAGGAGATGTCCTGGCTGATGCACCGTTCGTGCTCGCTGGGCCTGCCCGCGCCGCGCAACATGCCCGCGGTACCCGGCGCGGCCTGGGAGCCCGAGGACCTCGCCAGCTTCACCGACGCGGCGGATTTCCACGCCGAGCCGTACGCGCCGACGGTCACCGTCCGCGGTCGCACGGGGTCGAACGCCGGGGTCTCCCGGCATCTCGCCGTCCTCACCGTCGGCCAGATGCACGGCCTGCAGATCCCCGAGGTCGACGACCCGTGGATCCAGCACGCGGACCGGCTGCCCGCCGCGGTCGAGGTGTCCGCGCGGATCTACGTCCGGCGGCCGGAAGAGGTCGCCGGCGAGCTGCAACGCCAGATGAACAAGGTCCGCTCGCAGGTCAAGCACTACACCGACGAGCACGAGCTGGAGCCGCCGCAGTCGCTGGCGCGCCAGGCGGGCCGGGTGCTGGAGATCGACGACGAGATGACGTCGGGCTTCACCGCGCTGGCCACCCGGGTGCGGTCGTGGTGGCGGCTCGCGGTGTCCGGGCCGACGGAGCGGGACGCGTTGCGCCTCGCCCAGCAGCTTCTCGACCTCTACAAGCCGAAGATCGCCGTCGAGCATCCCGAGGCCCAGTACGCGCTCGCCCGGGAGTTCATCCCCGGCGAGCCGCTGGCTTCGGCGGCGTACATGCGCCGCGGTTCGGTCGTGTGGGCGGCGTCGTCCGTGCCGACCGCGACGGCCGAGGTGGGCGACCGCCGCGGCATCCTGCTCGGCGAGACGGTGACCGCGACCCGGCGCCCGGTGGCGTGGGACCCGTGGATGGCGCAGGAGATCCGCGACGGTTCCGGGCTGACCGCGATGGTCGCCGGTCTCGGTGGCGGTAAGTCGTTCCTCGGCGGCGGCATCGTCTACAAGACGCTCCGCGCGGGCGCGCACTGGACGATCCTCGACCCTTCGGGCCCGCTGTCGCGTCTGTGCGACCTGCCCGAGCTGCGTCCGTACGCGCGGCCGATCAACCTGCTCAACGCGCAGCCCGGCATCCTCAACCCGTACCGCGTGGTCGCCGAGCCGCAGCTCGAGCACTTCATGGACGAGGACGACCCCGAGCGCTCGTGGCGGCGGGAGAAGGCCCTCGCGGGCGCGACGCGCCGCCGTCTCGTCCTCGACGTCCTCACCGGCGTCCTGCCGTACGAGGTCTCGCGGATGGCGCAGACCCGGATCGTGCTGCTGCGCGCGGTCCGCGCGGTCGGCGGCCGGTTCGACGCCGACCCCGGCCAAGTCATCGACGCGCTGCGGCGGGACTCCAGCGAGCACCACGAGCACGCCGTCGTCGTCGCGGACTTCCTCGACGAGATGCGCGAGCGGATGGCGCTGCTCATCCCGGAGAGCGACGCGGACCCGTACGCCGAGACCCGCGACGACCGGATGACCGTGCTGACCATGGCGGGGCTGACCCTGCCCAAGGACGGTGTCCCGCGCGAGTACTGGACGGACGCGGAATCCCTCGGCGTCGAGATGCTGAACCTCGCCGCGTGGCTGACGCAGCGGTCGGTGTACGAGAAGCCGAAGGAACTGCGCAAGGGCGTCTGGATCGACGAGGCGTTCTTCCTCTCCGAGGTCCCGACCGGCCGCGTGCTGATGAACCGCTTCGCGCGTGACTCGCGAAAGTGGAACGTCCGTGTCCTGCTGTCCTCGCAGATCCCCGCGGACTTCCTGAAGATCCAGGGTTTCGTGGCGCTGCTGGACTCGGTGTTCGTCGGCCGCCTCGACGACGACGACGCCCAGGCCGACGCGCTGCGCCTGCTGAAGGTCCCGGTCGGCGTCGGTTACGAACAGGTCGTCGCGGCGCTGGGCCGCCGCCCCGGTTCGTCACGCGATCTCCAGCGCGACGTCGAGCCGCGGCAGTTCATCTTCGGTGACGGCGCCGGCGGTGTGGAGCGGATCCGCGTCGACTTCTCCGGCCCGCACCTGGAGCACCTGCGCCGGGTCATGGACACCACGCCGGGTTCACCCGACGCCAAACCGTCCAGGCCGGGCAACGAGCTCGCCGTCCCGGCGGAGAAGCCGTTCGTGGCGTCGCCGCCGGAAGAGGACGACTTCGAGCTCGAAGAGGACCTCGAACTCGCGGCCGAACTCGAGGTCGGCCTCACCGACGAGCAGATGCTGGGCGCCCCGGACCCGCTCGCCGCGGAGACGGGCGAGGTCCAGGGAGCCGTCCAAAATGGACACAACGGTAGCGGGGGTCAAGGCGAGCACGCGCGCGCCGGCAAGGGTGGCACCGGCAGGGATGCCGCATGA
- a CDS encoding AAA family ATPase, which produces MKIAFVGKGGSGKTTLASLFTAYLAGGGKPVLAIDADINQHLAVALGASEEEAIAWPTLGDNMGLIKEYLRGDNPRIADAASMIKTTPPGRGSRLVRPFEDNPIFQACFREFGGVRLGVTGQFDEDDLGVACYHSKVGAAELLLNHMIDDAGEYVVMDMTAGADAFASGLFTRFDVTFLVCEPTVRSVGVYRQYADYARDFGVRLVVVGNKVTEDEDIEFLREEVGDALLGWMENSRHVRAAERGRARPIGELEAHNLTTLDSMLATVDGEQRDWARYQRQGVEFHLRNARAWGSGRAGEDLTAQVDPEFVLGPALAAQDA; this is translated from the coding sequence GTGAAGATCGCGTTCGTCGGGAAGGGCGGCAGCGGGAAGACCACGCTGGCGTCGCTGTTCACCGCGTACCTGGCCGGCGGCGGGAAACCGGTTCTGGCGATCGACGCGGACATCAACCAGCACCTCGCCGTCGCGCTCGGCGCGAGCGAGGAAGAGGCCATCGCGTGGCCGACGCTGGGCGACAACATGGGCCTGATCAAGGAGTACCTGCGCGGCGACAACCCGCGGATCGCGGACGCCGCCTCGATGATCAAGACGACGCCGCCGGGGCGCGGGTCGCGGCTGGTCCGGCCGTTCGAGGACAACCCGATCTTCCAGGCCTGCTTCCGCGAATTCGGCGGTGTGCGGCTCGGCGTCACCGGGCAGTTCGACGAGGACGACCTCGGCGTCGCCTGCTATCACTCGAAGGTCGGCGCGGCGGAGCTCCTGCTGAACCACATGATCGACGACGCGGGCGAATACGTGGTCATGGACATGACCGCCGGCGCCGACGCGTTCGCGTCCGGGCTGTTCACGCGGTTCGACGTGACGTTCCTGGTATGCGAGCCGACCGTGCGCAGCGTCGGTGTGTACCGGCAGTACGCCGACTACGCACGGGACTTCGGCGTGCGGCTGGTCGTCGTGGGCAACAAGGTGACCGAGGACGAGGACATCGAGTTCCTGCGCGAAGAGGTCGGCGACGCCCTGCTGGGCTGGATGGAGAACTCGCGGCACGTCCGCGCCGCCGAACGCGGCCGCGCACGCCCGATCGGCGAACTCGAGGCGCACAACCTCACGACGCTGGACTCGATGCTCGCGACCGTCGACGGCGAGCAGCGCGATTGGGCGCGCTACCAGCGGCAAGGCGTCGAGTTCCACCTTCGCAACGCGCGGGCTTGGGGCAGTGGGCGGGCCGGGGAAGACCTCACCGCGCAGGTGGACCCGGAGTTCGTGCTGGGGCCGGCGTTGGCCGCTCAGGACGCCTGA